Proteins from one Mucilaginibacter jinjuensis genomic window:
- a CDS encoding RidA family protein produces the protein MKTIINTTNAPAPIGPYSQAVKAGNFLFVSGQIALDPKTGELVVGDIPSETKLVMENLKAILTEAGTDFTSIVKTTIFLKDMGNFATVNEIYGSYFTDNFPARETVQAAALPKNVNVEISVIAVLG, from the coding sequence ATGAAAACCATTATTAACACTACAAATGCGCCTGCACCTATAGGCCCATACAGCCAGGCCGTAAAAGCAGGTAATTTTTTGTTCGTATCAGGCCAGATAGCGCTCGACCCTAAAACCGGCGAACTGGTAGTTGGCGACATCCCTTCTGAAACCAAACTGGTAATGGAAAACCTGAAAGCTATTTTAACCGAAGCAGGTACGGATTTTACAAGCATTGTTAAAACCACCATCTTTTTAAAAGACATGGGCAACTTTGCTACCGTTAACGAAATTTACGGCTCGTATTTTACGGATAACTTCCCTGCCCGCGAAACTGTACAGGCTGCTGCATTGCCTAAAAATGTGAATGTAGAAATTTCTGTTATCGCAGTATTGGGTTAA
- a CDS encoding aminopeptidase P N-terminal domain-containing protein, which yields MKYLPINNELFTKNRNNFVSRLKPNSIALFHSNDEFNRSGDQNYIFKQNPDFFYLSGIDQEQSILLLYPDCPNPLYKEVLFLRQTSEHIAIWEGHKYTKDEAFAASGIKTVLWLDSFDSVLHGIINYAENVYINTNENDRYVYEMPTRDVRKFEQLRIKYPLHNFLRSAPILRDLRVVKSDIEVELTKKACAITNDAFRRVLKFVKPGVAEYEIEAEIIHEFIRQRASGHAYNPIIASGPNANVLHYIDNNQVCKDGDVILFDFGAEYANYNADMSRSIPVNGRFTPRQRDVYNAVLRVMREATKLLVEGTIWNEYHDEVGKIMTSELIGLGLLDSTDVKNQDPATPLYKKYFMHGTSHHLGLDVHDYASRYKAFEVGNILTCEPGIYIPAEGLGIRIENNILITKGGNIDLMAEIPIEADHIEEIMNS from the coding sequence ATGAAATATCTCCCTATAAATAATGAATTATTTACTAAGAATAGAAATAATTTCGTTTCGCGACTGAAACCCAATTCTATCGCTCTATTTCATTCAAACGATGAATTTAACCGCAGCGGCGACCAAAATTACATTTTTAAACAGAACCCCGACTTTTTTTATCTGTCGGGTATAGATCAGGAGCAAAGTATTTTGCTGCTTTATCCCGATTGTCCTAATCCACTATACAAAGAAGTACTCTTTTTAAGACAAACCAGCGAACACATTGCTATATGGGAAGGACATAAATATACCAAAGACGAAGCTTTCGCTGCTTCGGGCATTAAAACAGTACTTTGGTTAGATAGTTTTGACAGCGTTTTGCATGGTATCATTAACTATGCAGAAAATGTTTACATCAACACTAACGAAAACGACCGCTATGTATATGAAATGCCGACCCGCGATGTTCGCAAATTTGAGCAGTTACGTATAAAATACCCTTTGCATAACTTTCTGCGTTCGGCTCCCATATTGCGCGACCTGCGTGTAGTAAAATCAGACATTGAGGTTGAGCTTACCAAAAAAGCCTGCGCCATTACTAACGATGCCTTTAGGCGTGTACTGAAGTTTGTGAAACCGGGTGTTGCCGAATATGAAATTGAAGCCGAGATTATCCATGAGTTTATCAGGCAGCGTGCCAGTGGTCACGCCTATAACCCAATTATTGCTTCGGGCCCTAATGCTAACGTACTCCATTATATAGATAACAACCAGGTTTGTAAGGATGGCGATGTAATATTGTTTGATTTTGGTGCAGAGTACGCCAATTACAATGCAGACATGAGCCGCTCTATCCCGGTTAACGGCCGCTTTACCCCACGCCAGCGCGATGTGTATAATGCGGTATTACGTGTAATGCGCGAGGCTACCAAACTATTGGTTGAAGGCACGATATGGAACGAGTACCATGATGAGGTTGGCAAAATTATGACCAGCGAACTAATTGGCCTTGGTTTACTGGACAGTACCGACGTTAAAAACCAGGACCCTGCCACTCCTTTATATAAGAAGTATTTTATGCACGGCACCTCGCACCATTTGGGTTTAGATGTGCACGACTATGCCAGCCGTTACAAAGCATTTGAAGTTGGCAATATCTTAACCTGCGAACCGGGCATTTATATCCCTGCAGAGGGTTTGGGCATCCGTATAGAAAACAATATCCTGATCACTAAAGGTGGTAACATTGATTTGATGGCTGAAATTCCGATTGAGGCAGATCATATTGAAGAGATTATGAATTCATAG
- the meaB gene encoding methylmalonyl Co-A mutase-associated GTPase MeaB — translation MARTGSLDMITHQNFRSVARALTVVENNLAGADELLQSLTINQNIPVIGITGPPGAGKSTLVNNLITELIKDDKHVAILAIDPTSPFNFGSLLGDRIRMTPHFNNPQVYIRSLATRGSLGGLSAKTIEMTDVLRAAQFDYILVETVGVGQSEVEIAGLADITMVVLVPEAGDEIQNIKSGLMEIADAFIINKADRPGADEFTGKLKKLLADQHDNIPAFKTIASENAGIGEIAKFIRQSNKTNDRKTFLAAEKAYHIIKERRMANIDKKKLRLDIAEALKDDPQFNLYSFAKNY, via the coding sequence ATGGCCCGTACCGGTAGCTTAGACATGATAACCCATCAAAATTTTCGGTCAGTTGCCCGGGCGTTAACCGTCGTCGAAAATAATTTAGCCGGGGCTGATGAACTACTGCAATCACTAACCATCAACCAAAACATTCCCGTTATAGGCATAACCGGCCCACCGGGCGCAGGTAAGAGCACCTTGGTAAATAACCTGATCACAGAGTTGATTAAAGACGATAAACACGTTGCCATTTTAGCCATCGACCCAACCTCGCCCTTTAACTTCGGTTCTCTACTGGGCGACCGGATCCGGATGACACCACATTTTAATAACCCGCAGGTTTATATCCGTTCGCTGGCTACCCGGGGTTCGCTGGGTGGTTTATCAGCCAAAACCATTGAAATGACTGATGTACTCCGCGCAGCGCAGTTTGATTACATTTTGGTTGAAACCGTTGGCGTAGGACAGTCTGAAGTGGAGATTGCCGGATTGGCTGATATTACGATGGTGGTATTAGTCCCCGAAGCCGGTGATGAGATCCAGAACATAAAATCGGGCCTGATGGAAATCGCCGATGCCTTTATCATCAACAAAGCCGACCGCCCTGGTGCCGATGAGTTTACAGGCAAGCTTAAAAAACTTTTAGCCGATCAGCATGATAACATCCCGGCATTTAAAACCATCGCATCGGAAAATGCAGGAATTGGTGAGATAGCAAAGTTTATCCGTCAGTCAAATAAAACCAACGATCGCAAAACTTTCCTCGCTGCCGAAAAAGCATACCATATAATAAAGGAGCGCCGCATGGCCAATATCGACAAAAAAAAGCTCCGGCTTGATATTGCCGAAGCTTTAAAAGATGATCCGCAGTTTAATCTGTACAGTTTTGCTAAAAACTATTAA
- a CDS encoding glycosyltransferase family 4 protein — translation MFNSNSGYHSFGRGLGDALIDQNHDLFKLHYYLFKSTEYQFDGKVDIVYLSKLYNIYFPQRNEFDLVHFTDPRCRLKPKSVKSKKIITIHDLNKVHIKQSKPHRIKAYVEKVRRYVAQCDRVVAISKFVAQDILTYMPETKDKLSVIYNGADRLVVPENHQPAYLPKKKLLFTIGLLSVQKGFHLLPCLLKDNDYELVISGPETPHKQRIIEEAEKYNVQDRVTITGTISDDDKAWYFKNCSAFVFPSIAEGFGLPVIEAMHFGKPVFLSKFTSLPEVGGDKAWYFDTFEPEDMQQVFNKGMREYAETNPSEAIAAHAAQFSWEKSAQQYLQLYRDCLNS, via the coding sequence ATGTTTAATTCAAATTCTGGTTATCATTCATTCGGTCGGGGGCTTGGCGATGCGCTGATTGATCAAAACCACGATCTGTTTAAACTGCACTATTACCTGTTTAAAAGCACCGAATATCAGTTTGACGGCAAGGTTGATATTGTATACCTCTCTAAACTGTACAATATCTATTTCCCGCAGAGAAATGAGTTTGACCTGGTGCATTTTACAGACCCGAGATGCCGCTTAAAGCCCAAGTCGGTAAAAAGTAAAAAGATCATCACCATCCACGATTTAAATAAGGTACATATTAAACAAAGCAAACCGCACCGCATAAAGGCTTATGTAGAAAAGGTGAGGCGGTACGTTGCCCAGTGCGACAGGGTGGTTGCGATATCTAAATTTGTAGCGCAGGATATATTAACCTATATGCCCGAAACCAAGGATAAGCTAAGTGTAATATATAATGGTGCCGACAGGTTGGTTGTGCCCGAAAATCATCAGCCTGCTTATCTGCCCAAAAAGAAACTCCTGTTTACTATTGGTTTGCTATCAGTGCAAAAAGGCTTTCACCTATTGCCTTGTTTGTTGAAGGATAACGATTACGAACTGGTGATCTCGGGCCCGGAAACCCCGCACAAGCAAAGAATAATTGAGGAGGCCGAAAAATACAATGTGCAGGATAGGGTAACTATAACCGGAACGATAAGTGATGATGACAAAGCCTGGTATTTTAAAAACTGCAGTGCCTTTGTTTTTCCATCCATTGCCGAAGGGTTTGGTTTGCCTGTTATTGAGGCCATGCATTTCGGCAAGCCTGTTTTCTTGTCTAAATTTACTTCTCTGCCAGAAGTTGGCGGAGACAAGGCCTGGTATTTCGACACCTTTGAGCCGGAAGATATGCAGCAGGTTTTTAATAAAGGTATGCGCGAGTATGCAGAAACCAATCCATCTGAGGCTATTGCAGCACATGCGGCCCAATTTTCGTGGGAGAAGAGCGCTCAGCAATACCTGCAATTATACCGGGATTGTTTAAACAGTTAG
- a CDS encoding OmpA family protein produces the protein MNYSTLKKTVALSVASLMAVGMVKAQTSTTTTTTDTMKTSGTTTAKVFGGRGQYNTWSLGINGGVTAPVVATGGSNDYTNWKASYGYGASLRWQVAHSFGIEGDFHGGKLEGNNKDALNGIRDDRQSFSTKFYSGTITGVVNVATIDYLRRKNAINFFVTAGAGLVWYNPTMVLGNGTNFVYQNADGSNHYVKSLVIPVGVGVKFRLADAWALNLGYTENFTDDDILDGLNRGYPSKDKYSYGYAGLEYTFGPKSKANLDWVNPVAMMYDELYDAALRQEVEALKGRVTNVENAVNDLKKDSDGDGVSDQFDKCPNTPAGTVVDGAGCPLKKDTVMVGGAAQAPAAYTNIQFDFDSSVLRTSSYPTLDAVSADLRANTAKKLQLDGFASSEGTAAHNMRLSKDRANSVKTYLVNSGVEAKRVTVKAFGETKPIADNSTEEGRVQNRRVEFEQK, from the coding sequence ATGAACTATTCTACATTAAAGAAAACAGTCGCTTTATCAGTTGCGTCTTTAATGGCAGTAGGGATGGTGAAAGCGCAAACTTCAACCACTACTACCACCACAGACACAATGAAAACTTCTGGAACTACTACGGCTAAGGTATTTGGCGGTAGAGGACAGTACAACACCTGGAGCTTAGGTATCAACGGAGGTGTAACAGCACCTGTTGTTGCAACCGGCGGTTCTAACGATTACACCAATTGGAAAGCAAGCTACGGTTACGGTGCATCATTAAGATGGCAAGTAGCTCACTCTTTTGGTATCGAAGGTGATTTCCACGGAGGTAAATTAGAAGGTAACAACAAAGATGCCCTTAACGGTATCCGCGATGATCGCCAATCTTTCTCAACTAAATTCTACAGCGGAACAATTACCGGTGTTGTTAACGTAGCAACTATCGATTACTTACGCCGTAAAAATGCAATCAATTTCTTCGTTACTGCCGGTGCCGGTTTAGTATGGTATAACCCTACTATGGTATTAGGTAACGGTACTAACTTCGTTTATCAAAACGCTGATGGTTCTAACCACTACGTAAAAAGCTTAGTTATCCCTGTAGGTGTAGGCGTTAAATTCCGCTTAGCTGATGCATGGGCTCTGAACTTAGGTTACACTGAAAACTTCACTGATGATGACATCCTTGATGGTTTAAACAGAGGTTATCCTTCAAAAGATAAATACTCTTACGGTTATGCTGGTTTAGAGTATACTTTCGGTCCTAAATCTAAAGCTAACTTAGACTGGGTTAACCCGGTAGCTATGATGTATGACGAATTATACGATGCAGCTTTACGCCAAGAAGTTGAAGCTTTAAAAGGCCGTGTTACTAACGTTGAAAACGCAGTTAACGACCTGAAAAAAGATTCTGACGGTGACGGTGTATCTGATCAATTCGATAAATGCCCTAACACTCCTGCAGGTACTGTAGTTGACGGTGCTGGTTGCCCATTGAAGAAAGATACAGTTATGGTAGGTGGTGCTGCTCAAGCTCCTGCTGCTTATACTAACATCCAATTCGATTTCGATAGCTCAGTATTAAGAACTTCATCTTACCCAACTTTAGATGCTGTTTCTGCTGACTTACGTGCAAACACTGCTAAGAAATTACAATTAGATGGTTTCGCTTCATCTGAAGGTACTGCTGCACACAACATGCGCTTATCTAAAGACCGTGCTAACTCAGTAAAAACTTACTTAGTTAACTCTGGTGTTGAAGCTAAACGTGTAACTGTTAAAGCTTTTGGTGAAACTAAACCAATCGCTGACAATTCAACTGAAGAAGGACGTGTTCAAAACCGTCGTGTTGAATTCGAACAAAAATAA
- the recG gene encoding ATP-dependent DNA helicase RecG: MDQLFKTSVDYVRGVGTTRAEVLKKELGIFTFEDLLRHFPFKYIDRTKFYKIRDIHDDLPHVQVIARLTHKELVGDKRTKRLVARVQDDTGVMELAWFQGIKWAEKLLVVGKAYIIFGKPGSFNGKAQMAHPEIEPYSPEALKRKGNLTLQPVYSSTEKLKAFSLDSKGIQKLTATLLEQHARDIPENLPQYLLQKFRLMGRSEAYRSAHFPEDATALHEAQHRLKFEELFNIQLKLLKNKLTRTQKYRGNVFEKVGEYFTGFYEHKLPFALTNAQKKVLKEIRLDTQRGVQMNRLLQGDVGSGKTVVALMTVLMAIDNGFQACLMAPTEILATQHYHSIKSLVGDDFIEVALLTGSTKQKARKPIHEKLEDGSLQLLIGTHALLEDKVQFKNLGLAVIDEQHRFGVEQRSKLWRKNALPPHVLVMTATPIPRTLAMTLYGDLDVSVINELPAGRKPIETIHFYENQRLRMFGFMKQEIAKGRQVYVVYPLIKESEKLDLKNLEDGIETMSREFPLPDYRISVVHGKLAAADKEAEMQRFVKGETHIMVATTVIEVGVNVPNASVMIIENAERFGLSQLHQLRGRVGRGAEQSYCILMSNHKLSREGRIRLDTMVSTNDGFKISEIDLELRGPGDIEGTQQSGVLDLKMANLATDQELLMTVRHQVEEIFEKDPQLSHPENQVLHQMLQTKSGGLTWDKIS; encoded by the coding sequence TTGGATCAGTTATTTAAAACATCGGTTGATTATGTTAGGGGCGTTGGCACCACCCGTGCCGAAGTTCTTAAAAAGGAACTGGGCATCTTCACTTTCGAAGACCTGCTCCGCCATTTCCCGTTTAAATATATTGACCGCACCAAGTTCTACAAGATCCGCGATATTCATGACGATCTGCCACACGTGCAGGTTATAGCCCGCCTTACCCATAAAGAACTGGTTGGCGATAAGCGCACCAAGCGCTTGGTAGCCCGTGTACAGGACGACACCGGCGTGATGGAACTGGCCTGGTTTCAGGGTATTAAATGGGCCGAGAAATTACTGGTAGTTGGCAAGGCTTATATCATTTTCGGTAAGCCGGGTTCATTCAACGGCAAGGCCCAAATGGCCCATCCCGAAATTGAGCCCTACAGCCCCGAAGCCTTAAAACGTAAAGGCAACCTTACCCTGCAACCGGTTTACAGTTCTACAGAGAAACTCAAAGCATTCTCGCTGGATAGCAAGGGCATCCAAAAACTTACGGCTACCCTGCTGGAGCAGCACGCCAGGGATATCCCTGAAAACCTGCCGCAATATTTGCTGCAAAAATTCAGGCTGATGGGGCGAAGTGAGGCTTACCGCAGTGCACACTTTCCTGAAGATGCTACAGCATTGCATGAAGCTCAACATCGTTTAAAGTTTGAAGAGTTATTCAACATACAGCTTAAACTGCTTAAAAACAAACTTACCCGTACCCAAAAGTACCGGGGTAATGTTTTTGAGAAGGTTGGCGAATACTTTACCGGCTTTTATGAGCATAAGCTACCCTTTGCGCTTACCAATGCACAGAAGAAAGTTTTAAAAGAAATAAGGCTCGATACCCAGCGCGGCGTACAAATGAACCGGCTGCTGCAGGGCGACGTAGGCAGCGGCAAAACCGTAGTTGCCCTTATGACAGTACTGATGGCCATAGATAATGGCTTCCAGGCCTGCTTAATGGCCCCTACCGAGATTCTGGCAACGCAGCACTACCACTCCATCAAGAGTTTAGTAGGCGATGATTTTATTGAAGTGGCCCTGCTCACCGGTTCAACCAAACAAAAGGCCCGCAAACCCATCCACGAAAAACTGGAAGATGGCTCACTGCAACTTCTCATCGGCACACATGCTTTGCTTGAGGACAAAGTACAGTTTAAGAATTTAGGCTTAGCGGTTATTGATGAGCAGCACCGTTTCGGCGTTGAGCAACGCTCTAAGCTTTGGCGCAAAAATGCTTTGCCGCCGCATGTTTTGGTAATGACGGCTACACCTATTCCACGCACATTGGCGATGACGTTATATGGTGATCTGGATGTATCCGTCATCAACGAATTACCTGCCGGACGGAAACCTATCGAAACTATCCATTTTTACGAAAACCAGCGCCTGCGCATGTTTGGCTTTATGAAGCAGGAAATTGCCAAAGGCCGCCAGGTTTATGTGGTTTATCCGCTGATTAAGGAAAGCGAGAAACTGGATTTGAAAAATCTTGAAGATGGTATAGAAACTATGTCTAGAGAGTTTCCATTACCTGATTATCGCATCAGCGTGGTACATGGCAAACTCGCTGCCGCAGATAAAGAAGCCGAGATGCAACGCTTTGTAAAAGGCGAAACCCACATTATGGTAGCCACTACTGTAATTGAGGTGGGTGTTAACGTACCCAATGCCTCGGTAATGATCATTGAGAATGCCGAACGTTTCGGCCTATCTCAATTGCACCAGTTACGCGGTCGTGTGGGCCGGGGTGCAGAGCAATCATATTGCATACTGATGAGCAACCACAAGCTCAGCCGCGAAGGCCGCATCCGCCTGGATACCATGGTATCTACCAATGACGGCTTTAAGATCTCCGAGATCGACTTAGAGCTGCGTGGCCCGGGTGATATTGAAGGCACCCAGCAAAGCGGCGTGCTCGACCTTAAAATGGCCAACCTTGCCACAGACCAGGAACTCCTGATGACCGTACGCCACCAGGTTGAAGAGATCTTCGAAAAAGACCCCCAACTCTCCCATCCTGAAAACCAGGTGTTGCATCAAATGCTGCAGACTAAGAGTGGTGGTTTGACGTGGGATAAGATCTCGTAA
- a CDS encoding glycosyl transferase family 90 has product MFFKKLSAKIRKNRIGYYAKTFLRQLPPAGLYESMLSKKLTTIKQFDKAYLAERVDYYNKLNKATELGDDAFALKDMQMRQSPKTYNFDTFEYSRYFDRNLKISLLRGDVTHVPDTPSIQKSRPVDGDNVNAVLLNLDKKRHFVFIKDNVKFSDKKDMLIGRGNMTQPHRIRFMEQYFDNPLCDLGQVNKEGGNPKWIKPKISIAEHLAYKFILSLEGNDVATNLKWIMSSSSIAVMPKPKYETWFMEGRLVADHHYILIKDDYSDLEEKLQYYIAHPEKAQAIVNNANAFVKQFFNKKQEDLIALLVLEKYFYYTSQIAERSI; this is encoded by the coding sequence ATGTTTTTTAAGAAGTTAAGCGCAAAGATCAGGAAGAACAGGATTGGTTATTACGCCAAAACCTTTCTAAGGCAATTGCCTCCGGCCGGGCTTTACGAAAGCATGTTATCTAAAAAGCTAACAACTATTAAGCAGTTTGATAAAGCTTACCTGGCCGAGCGGGTGGACTATTATAACAAGCTTAACAAAGCTACAGAATTAGGCGATGATGCCTTTGCATTAAAAGATATGCAGATGCGCCAAAGCCCCAAAACATACAACTTCGACACATTTGAGTATAGCCGGTACTTCGACAGAAATCTTAAAATTAGTTTGCTGCGCGGCGATGTTACCCATGTGCCGGATACACCATCTATACAGAAAAGCCGTCCCGTTGATGGCGATAATGTCAATGCCGTTTTATTGAACCTGGATAAAAAGCGCCACTTTGTATTTATAAAGGATAATGTAAAGTTTAGCGATAAGAAAGATATGCTGATTGGTCGCGGTAACATGACCCAGCCACATCGGATCAGGTTTATGGAGCAATACTTCGATAATCCACTATGCGATCTGGGGCAGGTGAATAAAGAAGGCGGCAACCCGAAATGGATCAAACCTAAAATTTCGATAGCCGAACATTTAGCTTACAAGTTTATATTAAGCCTGGAGGGTAATGATGTAGCCACCAACCTAAAGTGGATCATGTCATCAAGTTCCATCGCCGTAATGCCCAAACCTAAATACGAAACCTGGTTTATGGAAGGCCGCTTAGTTGCCGATCATCATTATATATTAATTAAGGATGACTATAGTGACCTGGAAGAGAAGCTACAGTACTATATCGCCCATCCCGAAAAAGCACAGGCTATTGTAAACAATGCCAATGCCTTTGTTAAACAATTTTTTAATAAAAAGCAGGAAGATCTGATTGCCCTGCTGGTACTGGAGAAATACTTTTATTATACCTCACAAATAGCTGAGCGATCTATCTGA
- a CDS encoding DUF6728 family protein codes for MYFFRKKDPNRPDNFNLRVMHFINALAIIMFIAGIIWKLIDVFFIKK; via the coding sequence ATGTACTTCTTTCGCAAAAAGGATCCAAACCGTCCGGACAATTTTAACCTGAGAGTAATGCATTTTATCAATGCACTGGCTATCATCATGTTTATAGCCGGCATCATCTGGAAACTGATTGATGTATTCTTTATTAAAAAGTGA
- a CDS encoding M20/M25/M40 family metallo-hydrolase — protein sequence MKLKPILSALLLTAARLSASAQNTDSLELRKIYDEALVNGKAYESLHYLCKNIGQRISGSDNAQKAVEWGKKLMESYGFDKVYLQPIMVPHWVRGEKEQGFIINGKTRTPVALVALGMSVATPKEGITAEVIELHSLKELETLGADKIKGKIVFFNRPFDERFIEAGSAYGTAGDQRNLGPGAASKYGAVAVIVRSLTSALDNYPHTGATNYGTNTPIPAAALSTIAANKLSETIKAANGKPVQFFLKDNCQTLPDAPSFNVVGELTGTENPNQFITVGGHLDSWDLAEGAHDDGTGVMQSAEVLRIFKATGYRPKHTLRAVFFMNEENGGRGGKKYAELAAQNKEEHIAAIETDEGGFTPRGFSFQGASPEFLKQINANWRSLFAPYEADMLVAGGSGSDIGPLKGTQPSAVLIGFRPDSQRYFDIHHTPNDVFENVNKRELELGAASIASLVYLIDQHGLKF from the coding sequence ATGAAACTAAAACCCATACTTTCTGCATTGCTTTTAACTGCGGCAAGGCTATCGGCCAGCGCGCAAAACACCGATTCGCTCGAACTTCGTAAAATTTATGATGAAGCACTTGTAAATGGCAAGGCTTATGAGAGCCTGCATTATTTGTGCAAAAATATAGGCCAGCGCATTAGCGGATCTGATAATGCGCAGAAAGCAGTGGAGTGGGGCAAAAAGTTAATGGAGAGCTATGGTTTCGACAAAGTGTACCTGCAACCCATCATGGTACCGCATTGGGTACGTGGCGAAAAGGAGCAGGGTTTTATTATTAATGGTAAAACACGCACGCCTGTAGCTTTGGTAGCTTTGGGCATGTCGGTTGCTACGCCAAAAGAAGGTATTACTGCTGAGGTAATTGAACTGCACAGCCTGAAAGAACTGGAAACTTTAGGCGCAGATAAAATTAAAGGCAAAATCGTTTTCTTTAACCGCCCGTTTGATGAGCGCTTTATCGAAGCAGGTTCTGCTTATGGTACAGCCGGCGACCAGCGTAATTTAGGTCCTGGCGCAGCATCTAAATATGGTGCGGTTGCGGTTATTGTACGTTCGTTAACATCAGCATTGGATAATTATCCACATACAGGCGCTACCAATTATGGCACCAACACACCTATCCCGGCCGCGGCATTATCAACTATTGCGGCTAATAAATTAAGCGAGACTATTAAAGCAGCCAATGGCAAACCTGTACAATTTTTCCTGAAAGATAATTGCCAGACCTTACCTGATGCACCATCATTTAACGTGGTTGGTGAATTGACTGGTACAGAAAACCCTAATCAATTTATTACCGTAGGTGGTCACCTTGATTCATGGGATTTAGCCGAGGGCGCACATGACGATGGTACCGGTGTAATGCAATCGGCAGAAGTATTGCGTATTTTCAAGGCAACAGGGTATCGTCCTAAACATACCTTACGCGCTGTGTTTTTTATGAACGAAGAGAATGGCGGCCGCGGTGGTAAAAAGTATGCAGAACTGGCAGCCCAAAACAAAGAAGAACATATTGCAGCCATTGAGACTGACGAAGGTGGTTTTACCCCACGTGGTTTCAGTTTCCAGGGTGCTTCTCCTGAGTTCTTAAAGCAAATCAATGCGAATTGGAGATCACTTTTTGCACCTTATGAAGCTGACATGCTGGTAGCTGGTGGCAGTGGTTCTGATATTGGCCCGCTGAAAGGTACGCAGCCATCTGCGGTATTGATCGGCTTCCGTCCGGATTCACAGCGTTATTTTGATATTCACCATACACCAAATGATGTTTTTGAGAACGTAAACAAGCGCGAACTGGAACTTGGTGCTGCCTCAATCGCTTCACTGGTTTATCTGATAGATCAGCACGGGTTGAAATTTTAA